A single window of Ananas comosus cultivar F153 linkage group 17, ASM154086v1, whole genome shotgun sequence DNA harbors:
- the LOC109722737 gene encoding NADH dehydrogenase [ubiquinone] 1 beta subcomplex subunit 3-B-like translates to MGSGGGKPLGATGEFFRRRDEWRKHPMLTNNLRHATPGLGIALVAFGIYLLGEAAYNRFNRPDPHSHSSESHHHH, encoded by the coding sequence ATGGGGAGTGGAGGGGGGAAGCCGCTGGGGGCGACGGGGGAGTTTTTCCGGCGCCGGGACGAGTGGAGGAAGCACCCGATGCTCACCAACAACCTCCGCCACGCCACCCCGGGCCTCGGCATCGCCCTCGTCGCCTTCGGCATCTACCTCCTCGGCGAGGCCGCCTACAACCGCTTCAATCGCCCCGATCCCCATTCCCACTCCTCCGAATCCCATCACCATCACTGA
- the LOC109723473 gene encoding GDSL esterase/lipase At3g26430-like isoform X2 encodes MSLASCFILCMQFSCHLQFRRLELRYGWLVIFFFYRSGQLTVWRDLLRVPFWKILRRAPPCRLRRRGANFATALSTIVPQNTTLPLGVYSPFSLDVQLKQFLLFKSRLQMVYRKGGAYKDLVPQEGYIAKALYTIDIGQNDLTALYFSNMSAEEYLPNALKEFSTVIKRIYRLGGRYFWIHNTGPLGCLPYVLVQVPLNAARLDRAGCSILFNDLARRFNSLLNETVVQLRKELPLAALTLVDIFSVKYSLISQAKKNGFEHPLRSCCGDGSSKYNYNSNARCGDTAMKNGIDVLIGKSCKDPTKSIIWDGVHYTEAANKWIFDQISKGLYSDPPISLSSACYRNPRKA; translated from the exons ATGTCTCTTGCTTCCTGTTTCATCCTCTGCATGCAGTTTTCCTGCCATCTTCAATTTCGGCGACTCGAACTCCGATACGGGTGGCTTgtcatcttctttttctatCGGTCCGGTCAACTTACCGTATGGAGAGACCTTCTTCGGGTTCCCTTCTGGAAGATTCTCCGACGGGCGCCTCCTTGTCGACTTCGTCG CCGAGGCGCCAACTTTGCTACCGCATTGTCGACGATCGTACCTCAGAACACAACTCTTCCTCTAGGTGTGTACAGTCCATTCTCTCTTGATGTGCAGCTGAAGCAGTTCTTGCTATTTAAATCGCGGTTGCAAATGGTCTACAGAAAAG GTGGAGCATACAAGGATTTAGTGCCTCAAGAGGGGTACATCGCGAAAGCACTGTACACGATCGACATCGGACAAAACGACCTAACCGCACTATATTTCAGCAACATGTCAGCAGAGGAATATCTCCCAAATGCTCTAAAGGAGTTTTCTACAGTTATAAAG AGAATATACAGATTAGGGGGGAGGTATTTTTGGATTCATAATACTGGCCCACTGGGGTGCCTACCATATGTTCTGGTGCAAGTGCCGTTAAATGCGGCACGGTTGGATCGCGCCGGATGCAGCATTTTGTTCAATGATTTGGCGCGAAGATTCAACAGCTTGCTCAATGAAACAGTGGTCCAGCTGAGAAAGGAGCTACCTCTCGCTGCGCTCACATTAGTCGATATTTTCTCAGTCAAGTACTCACTAATAAGCCAAGCCAAAAAGAAtg GATTTGAGCACCCGCTTCGATCTTGCTGCGGTGACGGCAGCAGCAAGTACAATTACAATTCGAATGCGAGGTGCGGTGATACAGCTATGAAGAATGGAATCGATGTTTTAATCGGTAAATCGTGCAAGGATCCGACGAAGAGCATCATTTGGGATGGAGTACATTATACTGAGGCTGCAAATAAGTGGATCTTTGATCAGATATCCAAAGGACTATATTCAGACCCTCCTATCTCTTTAAGCTCGGCATGTTACCGCAATCCGCGTAAAGCATAA
- the LOC109723473 gene encoding GDSL esterase/lipase At3g26430-like isoform X1, whose translation MRQLFLLSCLLCLLLPVSSSACSFPAIFNFGDSNSDTGGLSSSFSIGPVNLPYGETFFGFPSGRFSDGRLLVDFVAGELGLPRLCAYLDSLCSNFSRGANFATALSTIVPQNTTLPLGVYSPFSLDVQLKQFLLFKSRLQMVYRKGGAYKDLVPQEGYIAKALYTIDIGQNDLTALYFSNMSAEEYLPNALKEFSTVIKRIYRLGGRYFWIHNTGPLGCLPYVLVQVPLNAARLDRAGCSILFNDLARRFNSLLNETVVQLRKELPLAALTLVDIFSVKYSLISQAKKNGFEHPLRSCCGDGSSKYNYNSNARCGDTAMKNGIDVLIGKSCKDPTKSIIWDGVHYTEAANKWIFDQISKGLYSDPPISLSSACYRNPRKA comes from the exons ATGAGACAGCTCTTTCTCCTCAGCTGCCTCTTATGTCTCTTGCTTCCTGTTTCATCCTCTGCATGCAGTTTTCCTGCCATCTTCAATTTCGGCGACTCGAACTCCGATACGGGTGGCTTgtcatcttctttttctatCGGTCCGGTCAACTTACCGTATGGAGAGACCTTCTTCGGGTTCCCTTCTGGAAGATTCTCCGACGGGCGCCTCCTTGTCGACTTCGTCG ctgGAGAGCTTGGATTGCCACGACTTTGCGCTTATCTCGATTCTTTGTGTTCTAACTTTAGCCGAGGCGCCAACTTTGCTACCGCATTGTCGACGATCGTACCTCAGAACACAACTCTTCCTCTAGGTGTGTACAGTCCATTCTCTCTTGATGTGCAGCTGAAGCAGTTCTTGCTATTTAAATCGCGGTTGCAAATGGTCTACAGAAAAG GTGGAGCATACAAGGATTTAGTGCCTCAAGAGGGGTACATCGCGAAAGCACTGTACACGATCGACATCGGACAAAACGACCTAACCGCACTATATTTCAGCAACATGTCAGCAGAGGAATATCTCCCAAATGCTCTAAAGGAGTTTTCTACAGTTATAAAG AGAATATACAGATTAGGGGGGAGGTATTTTTGGATTCATAATACTGGCCCACTGGGGTGCCTACCATATGTTCTGGTGCAAGTGCCGTTAAATGCGGCACGGTTGGATCGCGCCGGATGCAGCATTTTGTTCAATGATTTGGCGCGAAGATTCAACAGCTTGCTCAATGAAACAGTGGTCCAGCTGAGAAAGGAGCTACCTCTCGCTGCGCTCACATTAGTCGATATTTTCTCAGTCAAGTACTCACTAATAAGCCAAGCCAAAAAGAAtg GATTTGAGCACCCGCTTCGATCTTGCTGCGGTGACGGCAGCAGCAAGTACAATTACAATTCGAATGCGAGGTGCGGTGATACAGCTATGAAGAATGGAATCGATGTTTTAATCGGTAAATCGTGCAAGGATCCGACGAAGAGCATCATTTGGGATGGAGTACATTATACTGAGGCTGCAAATAAGTGGATCTTTGATCAGATATCCAAAGGACTATATTCAGACCCTCCTATCTCTTTAAGCTCGGCATGTTACCGCAATCCGCGTAAAGCATAA
- the LOC109723271 gene encoding protein STICHEL-like — protein sequence MVEGCVGPSELHLKKELTALQKARFLRDPETCSSWRSPLSSKSLTVTSNIPYANGIGGYTTQKDGAYSLALPPRSEYRRKKVYLYNWRNQSNKSSDSELKINGDGMAASVEGSPSLSNSHDVESKSDTYLEVPVKIYSVGGSNSVTPVKTSVRKLRRNSISKKGAIKHSMVSKLLDLPSSSLGISKSGEQSDDTENCNSADLQRLTHELTRKGAYFSRSASPLLSASGCGNWSNSSKILRRNRREGSSHSCTPASTNSYYRYGCPSTIGSFDGDELDQLALARRQGCGIPCYWSKKTKESGCGGCYSPSLSDTLRRKGSSILCGGQSLYNKKRSSIKRKYLEKSSQGLPLLMNNCDEGSSSFDSASDELSANFGELDLEAVSRLDGRRWSSCRSQEGIEVASRRGSDMELTEQRSLSQKYRLKTFDEVVGQNIVAQSLNNAIIRGRIAPAYLFQGPRGTGKTSVARIFAASLNCLATEENKPCRLCKECANSLNGNGMNLIEVDATNKSGLGKVRYLLKNISTIATHSRYKVFVIEECHMLSSKMWSAFIKFLDEPLANVVFIFITINPENLPRAIISRCQKFIFSKIKDVDIACRLRKLCVEENLDVESDALDLIALNSDGSLRDAETMLDQLSLLGKKITTSLVNDLVGVVSDEKLLDLLEIAMSSDTAETVKKSRELMDSGVDPIALMSQLAGLIMDIIAGTHQLANSRCSGTALTGRNLTEAELERLQQALKILSDAEKQLRLSSERCTWFTAALLQLGSNQNSEQSAKKINNGPTESARDSIGRNTSHPLLTFRESKSTLGPRTTSGHSTPHGLPSYRRRSNDTSSKSENLAADSRSVDKPLPEFSQTSDTSEKRILKCVNPDKLAEIWRRCIDRCHSKTLRQLLSDFGKLLSISECDGVLIAFIAFEDDNVKSRAERFLSSITNSLETVLKYTVEVRIGLMPEIFVERQNLEQNSRATNQTEKFKSFAKERRLDSDLLCGSSNSERLKEPPNLPRRNSDHSEGGINSRENEVSGQRAKSASVDEQRLESAWLQAAEKCTPGFLSHPKPEKNQVLPQNGVGQNRNKSITLAVSSKCWEEEQDCEIKALKISNTQCHKKDHVGGKGNGYAISPSLLHSANYAPANFDKESQGYESGPNCNGLLCWKTNNSHGKKVKQGVHVRSHKTGRLSLFGDCGKPKAARSRPKA from the exons ATGGTGGAAGGCTGTGTTGGTCCGAGTGAGCTTCACTTGAAGAAAGAGTTAACTGCCCTTCAGAAGGCCCGCTTTTTACGTGACCCTGAAACTTGTTCATCTTGGAGGTCTCCTTTGAGTTCCAAATCACTTACTGTGACTTCTAATATTCCTTATGCAAATGGAATTGGAGGCTACACGACACAGAAAGATGGTGCTTATTCACTCGCGTTGCCTCCACGAAGTGAATACAGAAGGAAAAAAGTATATCTCTATAACTGGAGGAATCAATCTAATAAATCTAGCGATAGTGAACTAAAGATAAATGGGGACGGCATGGCAGCTTCAGTTGAGGGAAGCCCGAGTTTAAGCAACTCTCATGATGTAGAATCTAAGAGTGATACGTATCTCGAGGTCCCAGTGAAGATCTACAGTGTTGGGGGGTCAAATTCCGTGACTCCAGTAAAAACAAGTGTTAGAAAATTGAGaagaaattcgatttcgaaaaAAGGAGCAATTAAACATTCAATGGTTTCAAAGCTGCTCGATCTCCCTTCCAGCTCATTAGGAATTTCCAAATCAGGCGAGCAGTCCGATGATACAGAGAACTGCAACTCTGCAGATTTGCAGAGGTTGACTCACGAACTCACCCGAAAAGGTGCTTACTTTTCTCGCTCTGCTTCACCATTACTCTCTGCGTCGGGATGCGGGAATTGGTCAAATTCCTCAAAAATACTcagaagaaatagaagagagGGATCTTCTCATTCTTGTACGCCTGCTTCAACTAACTCTTATTACCGTTATGGATGCCCTAGCACCATTGGTTCTTTTGATGGAGATGAATTGGATCAACTAGCTTTAGCAAGGCGTCAGGGTTGTGGCATCCCTTGCTATTGGTCAAAAAAGACTAAAGAGAGCGGATGCGGCGGTTGTTATTCTCCTTCACTATCAGATACTCTGAGGAGAAAGGGCAGCAGCATTCTTTGTGGGGGCCAGTCATTGTATAATAAGAAGAGATCGTCTATTAAGAGAAAATATCTGGAAAAATCGTCCCAAGGATTGCCTCTCTTGATGAATAACTGTGACGAGGGTAGTTCATCATTTGATTCAGCAAGTGATGAGCTTTCTGCTAACTTTGGGGAGCTTGATTTGGAAGCTGTAAGCCGTTTGGATGGGAGGAGATGGTCTAGCTGTAGAAGCCAGGAGGGAATTGAAGTAGCTTCACGTCGAGGATCAGATATGGAGCTTACTGAGCAGAGAAGCTTAAGTCAAAAGTACAGGCTAAAGACTTTTGACGAAGTAGTTGGCCAAAATATTGTTGCTCAGTCACTTAACAATGCTATTATAAGGGGAAGAATAGCCCCTGCATATTTGTTTCAAGGTCCTCGTGGGACTGGGAAAACATCAGTGGCGAGAATATTTGCAGCATCTTTAAACTGTCTTGCCACTGAAGAAAACAAACCGTGCCGGCTCTGTAAAGAGTGTGCTAATTCTTTGAATGGAAATGGAATGAATCTAATTGAAGTGGATGCTACTAATAAGAGTGGCCTCGGAAAAGTTAGATACTTATTGAAAAACATATCAACGATTGCAACTCACTCCCGGTATAAAGTCTTTGTCATTGAAGAATGCCACATGTTGTCTTCCAAAATGTGGTCAGCATTCATAAAATTTCTTGATGAGCCATTAGCTAATGTTGTCTTCATATTCATAACAATTAATCCTGAGAACTTGCCGCGTGCGATCATTTCAAGATGTCAAAAGTTCATATTTTCTAAGATCAAAGATGTCGATATAGCTTGTCGGTTGAGAAAACTCTGTGTGGAAGAAAATCTTGATGTTGAATCAGATGCTTTGGATTTAATTGCTCTGAACTCAGATGGATCACTACGTGATGCAGAAACGATGTTAGATCAATTGAGTTTGCTGGGGAAAAAGATAACCACATCTCTTGTGAATGATCTA GTTGGGGTTGTCTCAGATGAGAAGTTACTTGACCTATTAGAGATAGCTATGTCATCAGACACTGCTGAGACGGTAAAGAAGTCCAGAGAGCTGATGGATTCTGGTGTTGATCCAATTGCCTTGATGTCTCAATTAGCTGGGCTGATAATGGACATTATTGCTGGAACTCATCAGCTAGCCAACTCTCGATGTAGTGGTACAGCTCTTACTGGGCGAAATT TAACTGAAGCTGAGTTGGAGAGACTACAACAAGCTTTGAAGATCCTTTCCGATGCCGAAAAACAGCTTAGGCTTTCAAGTGAACGCTGTACATGGTTCACCGCAGCGCTACTACAGCTTGGTTCGAACCAAAATTCAGAACAGAGTGCTAAAAAGATTAATAATGGACCCACAGAATCTGCCAGAGACTCGATTGGAAGGAATACTTCTCATCCTCTCCTCACCTTTCGTGAATCAAAATCTACTCTGGGTCCTAGAACAACTAGTGGGCATTCCACTCCTCATGGCCTCCCCTCATATAGGAGAAGATCGAATGATACCTCTAGTAAAAGTGAAAATTTGGCTGCGGATTCCAGATCTGTTGATAAACCATTACCGGAATTTTCTCAGACGAGTGATACCTCCGAAAAGAGAATTTTGAAATGTGTGAACCCAGACAAGTTGGCTGAGATATGGAGAAGATGCATAGATAGATGTCATTCAAAGACACTGCGGCAGTTGCTTTCTGATTTTGGAAAGCTACTATCGATAAGTGAATGTGACG GTGTCTTGATCGCTTTCATAGCATTCGAGGATGATAATGTCAAGTCTAGAGCAGAGAGATTCTTGAGCAGTATCACAAACTCGTTAGAGACAGTCTTGAAATACACTGTGGAGGTTAGAATAGGTCTAATGCCTGAAATTTTTGTTGAGAGGCAAAACCTAGAACAGAATTCTCGTGCCACGAACCAAACAGAAAAGTTTAAATCTTTTGCTAAGGAAAGGCGATTAGATTCTGATTTGCTCTGTGGCTCATCAAATAGTGAGAGACTCAAGGAACCCCCCAACTTGCCTAGGAGGAACTCTGATCATTCTGAAGGAGGCATCAACAGCAGAGAGAATGAAGTTTCAGGACAAAGGGCAAAATCGGCATCTGTTGATGAGCAAAGGTTAGAGAGTGCATGGCTTCAAGCTGCAGAGAAATGCACACCTGGGTTTTTAAGTCATCCAAAGCCCGAGAAGAACCAAGTTCTCCCACAAAATGGTGTAGGTCAGAATCGTAATAAGTCGATCACACTTGCTGTATCCTCGAAGTGTTGGGAAGAGGAGCAGGATTGTGAGATCAAAGCTTTAAAAATCAGCAATACCCAATGCCACAAGAAAGATCATGTGGGAGGTAAAGGGAATGGATATGCCATTTCACCAAGTTTGCTTCACAGCGCCAACTACGCACCGGCCAATTTTGATAAAGAGAGCCA GGGTTACGAGTCTGGACCTAACTGTAACGGTCTCCTTTGTTGGAAAACCAATAATTCACATGGAAAGAAG GTGAAGCAAGGAGTCCATGTAAGATCACATAAGACGGGCCGTCTCTCATTATTTGGGGATTGTGGAAAGCCAAAAGCTGCAAGAAGCAGACCAAAGGCATGA